Proteins from one Impatiens glandulifera chromosome 2, dImpGla2.1, whole genome shotgun sequence genomic window:
- the LOC124924586 gene encoding probable transcription repressor OFP9 gives MELLKKQKLPPTRCRSSPSSITSSFCCNCRLSDSSPEHHSSNISSLAHAMVQERLDQIIRETQLEAMTSEERRRKTRRRSNSVDHINSRRQFIVMVAMEKSSHDPRQDFRESMTEMISANRIYQPKHLRQLLNCFLSMNSSDFRGIILQVFHEVCYDVFLSTSVFMCMEAFGSLGVNQDHRAREMVGHLVDDHWKVGEIGEALSRKLTS, from the exons ATGGAGCTTCTTAAGAAGCAAAAGCTTCCTCCAACAAGATGCAGATCATCACCATCCTCAATCACATCATCCTTTTGTTGCAATTGTAGGCTAAGTGACTCTTCCCCTGAACATCACAGCTCCAATATCTCAAGTCTAGCCCATGCCATGGTTCAGGAGAGGCTTGACCAAATAATCAGAGAGACGCAACTGGAAGCCATGACATcagaagagaggagaagaaaaacaagaagaagaagtaataGTGTTGATCATATTAACAGTCGTCGACAGTTCATTGTGATGGTGGCTATGGAGAAGTCTTCCCACGATCCAAGACAAGATTTTAGAGAGTCCATGACAGAGATGATATCTGCAAACCGCATATATCAGCCTAAGCATCTAAGACAACTTCTTAATtgttttctttccatgaattcATCTGATTTTAGGGGAATTATTCTCCAGGTATTCCATGAAGTCTGCTACGATGTATTCTTATCCACCTctg TATTCATGTGCATGGAGGCATTTGGGTCCCTAGGTGTTAACCAGGATCATAGAGCTAGAGAAATGGTGGGACATCTCGTCGATGACCACTGGAAAGTAGGTGAGATCGGTGAAGCCTTAAGTAGGAAGCTCACAAGCTAA